In Candidatus Methylomirabilis sp., the sequence CGGATCGTGATGAACTTGGACTGCCGGAGGCGGATGGCGTGGCCGTTGGTGCACCCTGTAACCGTCCCCTGGAGGACGACGCTCCCGGGGGCTGCCGCGGGGTCCGCCTCGATCACGATCCGGTCGGGCTCGTCCGCTCCTGTGAAATTATTCTTCCCCTGGATGCTGACCTGCTCCTGGTAGGTGCCGGCCTGGATCCGGATGGTGTCCCCGGGCTGCGCGGCGTCCACGGCGGCCTGGATGGTGGCATAGCACGGAGATTGGCCCTGGCAGGTGGGGTCGGTGTTGTTCACGAACAGGGTGCGGGGCTGCTGCTGGTGGGAGGCGGTCGGGACGAGGAGGAGGCCGGCGAGGAAGACGAGGAGGACTACAATGGGGCGGGTACAGGAACCCCGGCGGCCCGACGCGAGACCCCCCATGTTGCCTCCCGGGTCCCAACGGGCGCGGCCGCTCGCCTATTCGTGGACTTGGTACTCTGAGATGAGCACCCCCGTGGGCCGCACTGAGGGGCGGCCAGGCTTGAGTCGGAGCGGGGTTGGTGGCCTTCTACAGGACGTCCTTGCCCTTTGTCAAGATCATTTTTGCTCTAAACCTATCAAGATCGTAAATCCTTGAGGATCCATGGCTGCTCGCCAGCTGCCTAGCAAGCGTCCGCTGGGACAAGCTGGACAGGTGGAGGGGAACGGAGGGGCGTCAGGCGCTGGCCTCGGCCGACCCCGCGAGGCCTCGGGCCCTCCCCCGGCCCACCCCCCTCCCGCGGCGATGACAGGGGCATCATCCGCCGCTATACTCATCCCGTGCCTGCTCTCCTCTCCCTGCTCGAAGCCCTCTGTTTGATCGCCATCAGCCTCGTTTGCCTGCGGATCCTGGTCGGGCACCTGACCGCCTGGAGGGTCCTGGCGGCGGCCCGGCGTCTCCCGGACCCCCCCGGTGGCTGGCCGGGGGTGAGCCTCATCAAGCCGGTCCGCGGCCTGGACGAGGAGGCGGATGCGAACCTCGCCAGCTTCCTCGGTCTGGACTATCCGGGGAAGCATGAGGTCCTCTTCTGCGTCGAGGAGGAGCGGGATCCCGCGGTGCCCGTCATCCGCCGTCTCCTCCGCACGCACCCGGAGGCGGAGGCGCGCCTGCTGGTGCGGCCGCGGAGCAACCCGGGCATCCTGGGGAAGATCCACAACATGATGGTGGGTGTGGAGGCGAGCCGGCATCCGGTCCTCCTGTTCAGCGATGCCGATGTCCGGGCCGGGGCCGGCTACGTGCAGGATCTCGTCCGTCCGCTCGCCGACCCCCGAGTGGGGCTCGCCTTCGGCGCACCGGTCGTCGCCGGGGGGCAGACGGCGGCCGCCGGCCTCCTCGCCCTGGCGGTGAACGACGCGATCCTCCTGATCGCGCCGGCCGTGGCCCTGCAGCGCGTCGAGGGGGCCTGCGGGGCCAGCATGGCGATCCGCCGCGAGACCCTCGAGGCCGTCGGCGGCCTCGCCCCCTTCGCCGGACAGATCGCCGATGATGCGGCGCTCGGGCGGGCGGTCCGGCGGGCCGGGCTCCAGATCGCCCTGACCGCCTCGCCGATCCGGATCATCCAGCGACGGACCTCCCTGCGGCAGTGGTGGAGCCTGATGCACCGGTGGTTCGTGACCGTCCGCCGGCTCTTCCCCGCCCTCTACGCCTGTTACCCCCTGGCCGAGTTCGGGTTCCTCTGGGGCGTGCTGTACGCGGCACTCCGGACGGCGGAGGGGGCGGACGGCATCGTCTGGCTCCTCCCATTCGGTATGGCCGCCCTCGCCGCCGCCTCGATGGCGGTCCTGTGCCTCCGCTTCGCCCGGACCCCCGAGATCCTGCGCTGGCTCTGGCTGCTTCCCGCCCTCGACCTCCTGCGCGCCGCCGTCTGGGTGGCAGCCTACCTCTCCTCCGAAGTCTCCTGGCGGGGGCGCCGGCTGCGCGTCCTGCGGGGCGGCCTGGCCGTTCCCGTGGAGCAGTAGCCCGGCACCGCATCCTCCCGGACGCTTGCGCTCCCCTCGCCCTTGCGGCTAAGATGGCCCGACGCCCGGAGTTTCACCGGGCTCCCCGCGTTGGCTCTGCCCCCCCTGTCCGCGTCCGAGGAGGCCGCCATGCCGCTGAGCCGGGACGTCGCCATCACCTACCTGGGCCACGCCACCTTCAAGGTGGTGACGCCGGGCAAGAAGGTCGTCCTGATTGATCCCTGGGTGGCCGGCAACCCGGCGTGCCCCGAGAACCTGAAGGCGTTCGACCGCCTGGACCTGATGCTCCTCACCCACGCCCACTTCGACCACATCGGGGATGCCGTGGCCCTGGGCAAGAAGCACAAGCCGAAGGTCGTGGGGATCTACGAGCTCACCCACTGGCTGGAGAAGAAGGGGGTCGCCGGCACGCTCCCCATGAACAAGGGGGGGACGCAGGTGGTGGATGGGATCCGGATCACGATGGTCCACGCCGACCACTCCTGCGGCATTCTGGATGGGGACGAGATCCTCTACGGAGGAGAGGCGGTGGGGTACGTGGTCGAGCTGGAGAACGGCTTCAAGTTCTACCACGCCGGCGACACGAACGTCTTCTCGGACATGAAGCTCATCGCCAACCTGTACCGGCCGGAGCTGGTGATGCTGCCCATCGGGGGCCTCTTTACCATGTCCCCGCGCGAGGCCGCAGCCGCGTGCCGGCTGCTCGGCGCCAGGCGCGTCATCCCGATGCACTACGCGACCTTCCCGCCGCTGACCGGGACGCCGGAGGAGCTCCGCAAGCTGACCAAGGATCTGAAGGGCCTGGAAATCACCGCCCTCAAGCCGGGGGAGACCCTGAAATAGGGGGAGCGTGCCGCACGAGGGACAGAGCATCACCTTCCGCAGCGGAGCGGACCGGGCCCAGGGGTACCTGGCCCGCCCGGCGGGCGCCGGCCCCTTCCCGGCCCTGGTGGTGGTTCATGAGATCCACGGCCTCACGGACCACATCCGGGACGTGGCGCGGCGCTTCGCCGCCGAGGGCTACGTCGCGTGCGCCCTGGACCTGTACAGCCGGGAAGGACCGCCCAAGCCGGAAGCGCTCAAGGACCCGGCCGCGCGCAACGCCTTCGTCGGCTCCCTCCCGGACCGGCGCCTCGTGGGGGATGTGCAGGCCGCGGCGGCGCACCTCCGGAGCCTCCCCGCGGTCCGCCGGGACCGGGCGGGTGTGGTCGGCTTCTGCATGGGGGGGACCGTCGCGCTCCTCACCGCGTGCCACACGCCGGACCTGGCCGCCGCGGTCGCCTTCTACGGCGGGCGGCTCGTCTACCGGGAGATCACCGAGCACAAGCCGGCCTCGCCGGTGGACCTGGTCGGCCACATCGGATGCCCCATCCTCTGCCTCTACGGGAGCGCCGACGCGAGCGTGCCCCTCCCGGACATCGAGCGGCTCCGGGATACCCTCGAGAAGCACCGGAAGACCTTCGAGTTCAAGATCTACCCCGGCGCCCCGCATGCCTTCTTCAACGACACCCGGGAGTTGTATCGGCCCGAGGAGGCGCGCGACGCCTGGCAACGGACGCTCGCGTTCCTGGAGAAGCACCTGCAGCACTGACCGCGCGGCCGCGCGCCCGGGGGCTGGCCCCAGAGGGACCCGAACCCTATGACCGGACGCCTGATCCGCCTGGGACACAGCCCGGACCCGGACGATGCCTTCATGTTCTACGGCCTGGCGTCCGGGAAGGTGGATCCGAGTCCGTACCGCTTCGAGCACGTGCTGAAGGACATCCAGACCCTGAACGAGTGGGCGCTCGAGGGCCGCCTCGAGGTGACGGCCCTCTCCGTACACGCCTACGCCTACGTCTCGGACCGCTACGCGCTGCTCCCCCACGGGGCCAGCATCGGCGTGGGCTACGGCCCCCTGGTGGTTGCCCGAGAGGCGCTCCGCCAGGAGGCGCTGCGGGAGACCACGATCGCGATCCCGGGCCGGCTCACTACCGCGTTCCTCGCCCTGCGGGTCTGCCTGGGAGAGTTCCCGTTCGTGGAGGTGCCCTTCGACCAGATTCTCCCCGCCGTGGCGGAGGGGCGCGTCGGCGCGGGCCTCCTCATCCACGAGGGCCAGCTCACGTACC encodes:
- a CDS encoding glycosyltransferase; amino-acid sequence: MPALLSLLEALCLIAISLVCLRILVGHLTAWRVLAAARRLPDPPGGWPGVSLIKPVRGLDEEADANLASFLGLDYPGKHEVLFCVEEERDPAVPVIRRLLRTHPEAEARLLVRPRSNPGILGKIHNMMVGVEASRHPVLLFSDADVRAGAGYVQDLVRPLADPRVGLAFGAPVVAGGQTAAAGLLALAVNDAILLIAPAVALQRVEGACGASMAIRRETLEAVGGLAPFAGQIADDAALGRAVRRAGLQIALTASPIRIIQRRTSLRQWWSLMHRWFVTVRRLFPALYACYPLAEFGFLWGVLYAALRTAEGADGIVWLLPFGMAALAAASMAVLCLRFARTPEILRWLWLLPALDLLRAAVWVAAYLSSEVSWRGRRLRVLRGGLAVPVEQ
- a CDS encoding metal-dependent hydrolase — protein: MPLSRDVAITYLGHATFKVVTPGKKVVLIDPWVAGNPACPENLKAFDRLDLMLLTHAHFDHIGDAVALGKKHKPKVVGIYELTHWLEKKGVAGTLPMNKGGTQVVDGIRITMVHADHSCGILDGDEILYGGEAVGYVVELENGFKFYHAGDTNVFSDMKLIANLYRPELVMLPIGGLFTMSPREAAAACRLLGARRVIPMHYATFPPLTGTPEELRKLTKDLKGLEITALKPGETLK
- a CDS encoding dienelactone hydrolase family protein yields the protein MPHEGQSITFRSGADRAQGYLARPAGAGPFPALVVVHEIHGLTDHIRDVARRFAAEGYVACALDLYSREGPPKPEALKDPAARNAFVGSLPDRRLVGDVQAAAAHLRSLPAVRRDRAGVVGFCMGGTVALLTACHTPDLAAAVAFYGGRLVYREITEHKPASPVDLVGHIGCPILCLYGSADASVPLPDIERLRDTLEKHRKTFEFKIYPGAPHAFFNDTRELYRPEEARDAWQRTLAFLEKHLQH
- a CDS encoding MqnA/MqnD/SBP family protein, which produces MTGRLIRLGHSPDPDDAFMFYGLASGKVDPSPYRFEHVLKDIQTLNEWALEGRLEVTALSVHAYAYVSDRYALLPHGASIGVGYGPLVVAREALRQEALRETTIAIPGRLTTAFLALRVCLGEFPFVEVPFDQILPAVAEGRVGAGLLIHEGQLTYRQHGLTAALDLGKWWHETTGLPLPLGANAVRRDLGEPAVRDLSRLLKASIRYGLEHRQEALTHALQFGRGLDRTAADRFIGMYVNDYTLDFGVSGRRAVEVLLRMGWEEGVLPRCPVVRFAEA